One part of the Lapillicoccus jejuensis genome encodes these proteins:
- a CDS encoding MFS transporter, with protein MTFLRQLAAVLRLPGFRRLFAVRLVSQTADGVFQAALASSILFSPERAPDAPSIAVAFALVLLPFTALGPFVGVVLDRWPRRRTIVLSNAVRVALLGLVAADVARGDAGPLFYVLVLVAFSVNRFLLAGLSAGLPLVTPPALLVVANSVGPTCGSLTYLIGLGLGGSVRAVGGSDAAILLAGAASYGLAALLALRLPFLGPALGEAGDEVREAVRHVVAGLVDAVRNLPALARLGLGVAWAVRVPYAVMIVATVLLYRRHFPGGGTGFEGVGIAVGAAGLGFGLAAVLTPVLEPRLGSRRYVAAASLVGAVALLLPAAVLSPWSVTVTSFATGVATQAVKITIDTTVQRVVPDVYRGRLFTLYDVLFNVALILGVVVAALVLPADGASVPVLLGAAAWYAVLAVVVLRRWRSRDEVVAALP; from the coding sequence GTGACCTTCCTGCGCCAGCTCGCCGCGGTGCTCCGGCTGCCGGGTTTCCGCCGGCTCTTCGCGGTGCGGCTCGTCTCGCAGACGGCCGACGGCGTGTTCCAGGCCGCGCTCGCCTCGAGCATCCTCTTCTCCCCCGAGCGGGCGCCCGACGCGCCATCGATCGCCGTCGCGTTCGCGCTGGTGCTGCTGCCGTTCACCGCCCTCGGCCCCTTCGTCGGGGTCGTCCTCGACCGGTGGCCGAGGCGGCGCACGATCGTGCTCTCCAACGCGGTGCGGGTGGCGCTGCTCGGGCTCGTCGCGGCCGACGTCGCCCGCGGTGACGCCGGACCGCTGTTCTACGTCCTCGTGCTGGTCGCCTTCTCGGTCAACCGCTTCCTGCTCGCCGGTCTGTCGGCGGGGCTGCCGCTCGTCACGCCCCCGGCGCTGCTCGTCGTCGCCAACTCCGTGGGACCGACCTGCGGCAGCCTCACCTACCTCATCGGGCTGGGGCTCGGCGGGTCGGTCCGCGCCGTCGGCGGGAGCGACGCGGCGATCCTGCTCGCGGGCGCGGCGTCGTACGGGCTGGCGGCGCTGCTCGCGCTGCGGCTGCCCTTCCTCGGCCCGGCCCTCGGCGAGGCCGGGGACGAGGTCCGCGAGGCCGTGCGGCACGTCGTGGCCGGGCTGGTCGACGCCGTCCGCAACCTGCCGGCGCTGGCCCGGCTCGGTCTCGGGGTGGCGTGGGCGGTCCGGGTGCCCTACGCGGTGATGATCGTCGCGACGGTGCTGCTCTACCGGCGGCATTTCCCCGGCGGCGGCACCGGGTTCGAGGGGGTCGGGATCGCGGTCGGCGCGGCCGGGCTCGGCTTCGGGCTGGCCGCCGTACTCACCCCCGTGCTCGAGCCGCGGCTGGGGTCGCGGCGGTACGTCGCCGCCGCCTCCCTCGTCGGCGCGGTCGCGCTGCTGCTGCCCGCCGCCGTGCTCAGCCCGTGGTCGGTGACCGTCACCTCGTTCGCCACCGGCGTCGCCACCCAGGCGGTGAAGATCACCATCGACACGACGGTGCAGCGCGTGGTCCCCGACGTCTACCGCGGGCGCCTGTTCACCCTGTACGACGTCCTGTTCAACGTGGCGCTCATCCTTGGCGTCGTCGTCGCGGCGCTCGTCCTGCCGGCCGACGGGGCGTCCGTGCCGGTGCTGCTGGGCGCCGCCGCCTGGTACGCCGTCCTCGCCGTCGTCGTGCTGCGGCGCTGGCGGTCCCGCGACGAGGTCGTGGCGGCGCTCCCCTAG
- a CDS encoding YbhB/YbcL family Raf kinase inhibitor-like protein, with protein MPDYSHDPYAALPQVPSFEVTSTDVADGETLKSPQVSGIFGAGGEDVSPQLSWSGFPEGTKSFAVTVYDPDAPTAAGFWHWAVFDIPASVTELPTGAGDAQGSGLPDGAKQLTVDGGVRQYLGAAPPPGHGHHRYFVVVHAVDVEHLDVPDDATPTILGFNLFSHTIGRGRIVPVYEVAGD; from the coding sequence GTGCCCGACTACAGCCACGACCCGTACGCCGCCCTGCCGCAGGTGCCGTCGTTCGAGGTCACCTCCACCGACGTCGCCGACGGCGAGACGCTGAAGAGCCCGCAGGTGAGCGGCATCTTCGGCGCCGGCGGCGAGGACGTCTCCCCGCAGCTGAGCTGGTCCGGCTTCCCGGAGGGGACCAAGAGCTTCGCCGTCACGGTCTACGACCCGGACGCCCCGACCGCGGCCGGTTTCTGGCACTGGGCCGTGTTCGACATCCCGGCCTCGGTCACCGAGCTCCCCACCGGCGCGGGCGACGCGCAGGGCTCCGGTCTGCCCGACGGGGCCAAGCAGCTGACGGTCGACGGCGGGGTGCGCCAGTACCTCGGCGCCGCGCCGCCGCCCGGGCACGGCCACCACCGCTACTTCGTCGTCGTCCACGCCGTCGACGTCGAGCACCTCGACGTGCCCGACGACGCGACGCCGACCATCCTCGGCTTCAACCTGTTCTCGCACACGATCGGCCGCGGCCGGATCGTGCCGGTCTACGAGGTCGCCGGCGACTGA
- a CDS encoding acetate/propionate family kinase, which translates to MSTLVLVVNAGSSSLKYQLLDADAPDGSAPLASGLVERIGEDGGDDENVHHTVGDDEHPRSQRCADAGEAFAALLDSFAQYGPDLDDLELTAVGHRVVHGGERFADPVLVDDDVLAAVEELVPLAPLHNPANLEGIRLAREHFAGVPQVAVFDTAFHHDLPARAHTYAVPRAWREEHGVRRYGFHGTSYAFVSRRAAQLLGRPLEQTAMVVLHLGNGASAAAILGGRSIDTSMGLGPVEGLVMGTRSGDLDPAVPGHLARSGIGAEEFDRDVSTRSGLLALAGRSDVREVVAAARGGDADAELALGVMTYRLRKYVGAYAAALGRLDAVVLTGGVGEHAPVVRSRALSGMEILGIHLDQDANDRATGGEHVVSTPGSPVTVLVVPTDEEREIARQAAAVVRSSDAGQSPATS; encoded by the coding sequence GTGAGCACCCTCGTCCTCGTCGTCAACGCCGGGTCGTCGTCGCTCAAGTACCAGCTGCTCGACGCCGACGCGCCCGACGGGTCGGCGCCGCTGGCCTCGGGGCTGGTCGAGCGGATCGGCGAGGACGGCGGTGATGACGAGAACGTCCACCACACCGTCGGCGACGACGAGCACCCGCGCTCGCAGCGCTGCGCCGACGCCGGCGAGGCCTTCGCCGCCCTGCTGGACTCCTTCGCGCAGTACGGCCCCGACCTCGACGACCTCGAGCTGACCGCCGTCGGCCACCGGGTCGTCCACGGCGGTGAGCGCTTCGCCGACCCGGTCCTCGTCGACGACGACGTCCTCGCCGCGGTCGAGGAGCTCGTGCCGCTCGCGCCCCTGCACAACCCGGCCAACCTCGAGGGGATCCGCCTGGCCCGCGAGCACTTCGCCGGCGTGCCGCAGGTCGCCGTCTTCGACACGGCCTTCCACCACGACCTGCCCGCCCGGGCCCACACGTACGCCGTCCCGCGGGCCTGGCGCGAGGAGCACGGCGTGCGGCGCTACGGCTTCCACGGGACGTCGTACGCCTTCGTCTCGCGCCGGGCGGCGCAGCTGCTCGGCCGCCCGCTCGAGCAGACCGCGATGGTCGTGCTGCACCTGGGCAACGGGGCCAGCGCCGCCGCGATCCTCGGCGGGCGCAGCATCGACACCTCGATGGGGCTCGGTCCGGTCGAGGGACTCGTCATGGGCACCCGCTCCGGTGACCTCGACCCGGCGGTGCCGGGGCACCTGGCCCGGTCCGGGATCGGCGCCGAGGAGTTCGACCGGGACGTCTCCACCCGCTCCGGGCTGCTGGCGCTGGCCGGACGCAGCGACGTCCGCGAGGTCGTCGCGGCGGCGCGCGGCGGGGACGCCGACGCCGAGCTCGCCCTCGGCGTCATGACCTACCGGCTGCGCAAGTACGTCGGCGCGTACGCCGCCGCGCTGGGCCGGCTCGACGCCGTCGTCCTCACCGGGGGCGTCGGCGAGCACGCTCCCGTGGTGCGCTCGCGTGCCCTCTCGGGAATGGAGATCCTGGGAATCCACCTCGACCAGGACGCGAACGACCGGGCCACCGGGGGCGAGCACGTCGTCTCCACCCCCGGCAGCCCGGTCACCGTCCTCGTCGTCCCGACCGACGAGGAGCGGGAGATCGCGCGGCAGGCCGCCGCGGTCGTGCGGTCGTCGGACGCCGGTCAGTCGCCGGCGACCTCGTAG
- the pta gene encoding phosphate acetyltransferase gives MATSLYVASAEGRSGKSAVALGLLDRLSRRVGRVGVFRPIVRDVDPAADHVLDLLLSRLPEGTLAPLDAAGVGYDDVHRDPEAAMATVVERYHAVADRCDAVLVVGSDYTDIASPTEFAWNATLAANLGTPMVLVVAGSGRTPEQVATAAAVTLDEARAHHARVLAVVANRVDPASAAAVGERLARGGDAPAYVVPSDVVLDSPTVRELSAAVGGQLVVGDDGLLDREATGLVVAAMTMPNVLERLVEGCLVVAPGDRADVLLGLLLAHRSATFPTPSGIVLNGGLDLPPTVGRLVEGLEVHVPVVRCATGTMETAAALSAVTPRLTRTSTRKVATALALVEHHVDTEALLDAADVSAGDVVTPLMFEHRLLDRARAADRHIVLPEGEEPRILAAADELLRRRVVRLTLLGDPAVVRARAAQLGLDVSGATVLDPHDADEASVAHGLRRRFAREYAELRAHRGVTAEQAWDTVVDVSYFGTMMVLDGLADGMVSGSVHTTAHTIRPALEVVRTVPGTSVVSSVMFMCLADRVLVYGDCAVNPDPTAEQLADIAISSARTAAQFGVEPRVAMLSYSTGGSGSGADVDKVRAATALVRDRAPGLSVEGPIQYDAAVDQAVAATKLKDSLVAGRATVLVFPDLNTGNNTYKAVQRSAGAVAVGPVLQGLRRPVNDLSRGALVRDIVNTVAITAIQAAEEHQENP, from the coding sequence ATGGCCACGAGCCTCTACGTCGCCTCCGCCGAGGGACGGTCGGGCAAGTCCGCCGTCGCCCTCGGGCTGCTCGACCGGCTGAGCCGGCGCGTCGGGCGCGTGGGGGTGTTCCGCCCCATCGTCCGCGACGTCGACCCGGCCGCCGACCACGTCCTCGACCTGCTGCTGTCGCGGCTGCCCGAGGGCACCCTCGCGCCGCTGGACGCCGCCGGCGTCGGCTACGACGACGTGCACCGCGACCCGGAGGCCGCGATGGCCACCGTCGTCGAGCGCTACCACGCCGTCGCCGACCGGTGCGACGCCGTCCTCGTCGTCGGCTCGGACTACACCGACATCGCGTCGCCGACCGAGTTCGCCTGGAACGCCACGCTGGCCGCCAACCTCGGCACCCCGATGGTCCTCGTCGTGGCGGGGTCCGGGCGCACCCCGGAGCAGGTCGCGACGGCGGCCGCCGTCACCCTCGACGAGGCCCGCGCGCACCACGCCCGCGTCCTCGCCGTCGTCGCCAACCGCGTCGACCCGGCGTCGGCCGCGGCGGTCGGCGAGCGGCTCGCCCGGGGTGGCGACGCGCCGGCGTACGTCGTCCCGTCCGACGTCGTCCTCGACTCGCCCACCGTCCGCGAGCTGTCCGCGGCGGTCGGCGGCCAGCTGGTCGTCGGCGACGACGGCCTGCTCGACCGCGAGGCCACCGGCCTCGTCGTCGCGGCGATGACGATGCCGAACGTGCTCGAGCGACTGGTCGAGGGCTGCCTCGTCGTCGCCCCGGGCGACCGCGCCGACGTCCTGCTCGGGCTGCTCCTGGCGCACCGGTCGGCCACCTTCCCCACGCCGTCGGGGATCGTCCTCAACGGCGGCCTCGACCTGCCCCCGACGGTGGGCCGGCTCGTCGAGGGCCTCGAGGTCCACGTCCCGGTGGTGCGCTGCGCGACGGGGACGATGGAGACGGCGGCGGCGCTGTCGGCGGTGACGCCGCGCCTGACCCGCACCTCGACCCGCAAGGTCGCGACCGCGCTCGCCCTCGTCGAGCACCACGTCGACACCGAGGCCCTGCTCGACGCCGCCGACGTGTCGGCCGGCGACGTCGTCACCCCGCTGATGTTCGAGCACCGGCTCCTCGACCGGGCCCGCGCCGCCGACCGGCACATCGTCCTGCCCGAGGGCGAGGAGCCGCGCATCCTCGCCGCCGCCGACGAGCTGCTGCGGCGCCGCGTCGTGCGGCTCACCCTGCTCGGTGACCCCGCGGTCGTCCGGGCGCGGGCGGCGCAGCTGGGACTCGACGTGTCCGGCGCGACCGTCCTCGACCCGCACGACGCCGACGAGGCGTCGGTCGCCCACGGGCTGCGGCGGCGCTTCGCCCGCGAGTACGCCGAGCTGCGCGCGCACCGGGGGGTGACCGCCGAGCAGGCCTGGGACACCGTCGTCGACGTCTCCTACTTCGGCACGATGATGGTCCTCGACGGCCTCGCCGACGGGATGGTGTCGGGCTCGGTGCACACGACGGCGCACACGATCCGCCCCGCCCTCGAGGTCGTGCGCACCGTGCCGGGGACGAGCGTCGTGTCGTCGGTGATGTTCATGTGCCTGGCCGACCGGGTCCTGGTCTACGGCGACTGCGCCGTCAACCCGGACCCGACCGCCGAGCAGCTGGCCGACATCGCGATCTCCTCGGCGCGGACGGCGGCCCAGTTCGGCGTCGAGCCGCGGGTGGCGATGCTCTCCTACTCGACCGGCGGGTCGGGCAGCGGCGCCGACGTCGACAAGGTCCGCGCCGCGACGGCGCTGGTCCGCGACCGCGCCCCGGGGCTGTCCGTCGAGGGGCCGATCCAGTACGACGCCGCGGTCGACCAGGCCGTCGCCGCCACCAAGCTCAAGGACTCGCTCGTCGCCGGGCGCGCGACGGTCCTCGTGTTCCCGGACCTCAACACGGGCAACAACACCTACAAGGCGGTCCAGCGCAGCGCCGGCGCGGTCGCCGTCGGCCCCGTGCTGCAGGGCCTGCGCCGTCCGGTCAACGACCTCAGCCGCGGCGCCCTGGTCCGCGACATCGTCAACACGGTGGCCATCACCGCGATCCAGGCCGCCGAGGAACACCAGGAGAACCCGTGA
- a CDS encoding MFS transporter: MTTPPPEAHGALPAGGSAGSGGPGLVPLASARGRGIVAAAVLGSGMAMLDSTVVNVAVVRIGDDLDASLADLQWVSNGYLVTLASLILLGGSLGDRLGRRRVFVVGVVWFAVASALCGVALTPWQLIVARVLQGVGAALLTPGSLAMVEATIARPDRARAIGRWTGLGGIAGAAGPFVGGYLVQAASWRWAFLLNVPLAVVTVVVARRCVPETRDEQADRHLDVRGAALAAVALATTTYGFVEATRLGALGTTLVVAVGLLLLGGFVVLEDRERHPMVPPSLFTDRQFTGANVMTLLTYAALGGVLFFLTLQLQTSLRYTPLEAGTATLPLTILMLLLAGRGGELAARIGPRRPMAAGPVLCAAGVALLARVDDGSSYWLGVLPGVAVFGLGLCLLVAPLTATVLAAAPDRYAGTASGVNNAVARTGGLLAVAVLPAAVGLGGADYTQPGVLTAGYRTAMLACSVLLLVGALTSWLLVRDRPLAPQPLA, translated from the coding sequence GTGACCACGCCCCCGCCCGAGGCCCACGGCGCGCTCCCGGCCGGCGGCTCCGCGGGGTCCGGCGGGCCCGGACTCGTCCCGCTCGCCTCGGCCCGCGGTCGCGGGATCGTCGCCGCCGCCGTGCTCGGCAGCGGCATGGCCATGCTCGACTCGACCGTCGTCAACGTGGCGGTCGTCCGGATCGGCGACGACCTCGACGCGAGCCTCGCCGACCTGCAGTGGGTCTCCAACGGCTACCTCGTCACCCTCGCCTCGCTCATCCTGCTCGGCGGCTCGCTCGGCGACCGGCTCGGCCGCCGCCGCGTCTTCGTCGTCGGGGTCGTGTGGTTCGCCGTCGCGTCAGCGCTCTGCGGGGTCGCGCTCACGCCCTGGCAGCTCATCGTGGCCCGTGTGCTGCAGGGCGTCGGCGCGGCGCTGCTCACCCCCGGCAGCCTGGCCATGGTCGAGGCGACGATCGCGCGGCCCGACCGGGCCCGCGCCATCGGCCGGTGGACCGGGCTCGGCGGGATCGCCGGCGCCGCCGGCCCGTTCGTCGGCGGCTACCTCGTCCAGGCCGCGAGCTGGCGCTGGGCCTTCCTGCTCAACGTCCCGCTGGCCGTCGTCACCGTCGTCGTCGCCCGCCGGTGCGTCCCCGAGACCCGCGACGAGCAGGCCGACCGGCACCTGGACGTCCGCGGCGCGGCGCTGGCCGCGGTCGCCCTCGCGACGACGACGTACGGCTTCGTCGAGGCCACCCGCCTCGGGGCGCTCGGGACGACGCTCGTCGTCGCCGTCGGGCTGCTGCTGCTCGGCGGCTTCGTGGTCCTCGAGGACCGCGAGCGGCACCCGATGGTGCCGCCGAGCCTGTTCACCGACCGGCAGTTCACCGGCGCCAACGTCATGACCCTGCTGACGTACGCCGCCCTCGGCGGGGTCCTGTTCTTCCTCACCCTCCAGCTGCAGACCTCGCTGCGCTACACGCCGCTCGAGGCGGGGACGGCGACGCTTCCGTTGACGATCCTCATGCTGCTGCTCGCTGGACGAGGCGGTGAGCTCGCCGCCCGCATCGGACCGCGCCGCCCGATGGCGGCCGGGCCGGTGCTCTGCGCGGCCGGGGTGGCGCTGCTCGCGCGGGTCGACGACGGGTCGTCGTACTGGCTGGGGGTGCTGCCCGGCGTCGCCGTCTTCGGGCTCGGGCTGTGCCTGCTCGTCGCGCCGCTCACCGCGACCGTCCTCGCGGCCGCGCCGGACCGCTACGCCGGGACGGCCAGCGGGGTCAACAACGCCGTCGCGCGCACCGGCGGGCTGCTCGCCGTCGCCGTGCTGCCCGCCGCGGTCGGGCTCGGCGGCGCCGACTACACCCAGCCGGGCGTCCTCACCGCGGGCTACCGGACGGCGATGCTCGCCTGCAGCGTCCTGCTGCTCGTCGGCGCACTCACGTCGTGGCTCCTCGTCCGGGACCGGCCGCTCGCCCCGCAGCCGCTAGCGTGA
- a CDS encoding alpha-hydroxy-acid oxidizing protein, producing MPTPPPSSASPGRARQDAVYRAGVLGRRPVVPAGPDELAERARRVMSPEAWAYVAGGAGAERTVAANRAAFDRWSIVPRMGRDVSSRDLSVELLGRRLPAPVLVAPVGAAGLVARDADVLIGGGAADVGLPYVISTQGSSPMEETAAAMGDAPRWYQLYWSTDDALVDSFVRRAEGIGADAVVVTLDTTLLGWRPRDLDLGSLPFARGIGIAQFTSDPRFLEVVRDVVQEKGGAGRGGAEVTLGALRSLLSIARETPGATLDNLRSPYPRAAVETFLRIYSKPSLTWDDIATLPGRTRLPVLVKGVLHPDDARLALEAGVAGIVVSNHGGRQVDGAIASLDALPDVAAAVGGRVPVLLDGGVRTGADVAKALALGADAILLGRPHVYGLALEGRAGVRTVLENLVAELDLTLGLSGLTSVCELRERGAEVLRRV from the coding sequence GTGCCGACGCCGCCACCCTCATCCGCGTCCCCCGGACGCGCCCGTCAGGACGCGGTCTACCGCGCCGGCGTCCTCGGGCGCCGCCCCGTCGTGCCGGCCGGTCCCGACGAGCTGGCCGAGCGGGCGCGGCGGGTGATGTCGCCGGAGGCGTGGGCGTACGTCGCCGGTGGGGCCGGGGCCGAGCGCACGGTCGCCGCCAACCGGGCCGCCTTCGACCGGTGGTCGATCGTGCCGCGGATGGGCCGCGACGTCTCGAGCCGCGACCTGTCCGTCGAGCTGCTCGGACGGCGGCTGCCGGCACCGGTGCTCGTCGCGCCGGTCGGCGCGGCCGGTCTCGTCGCCCGCGACGCCGACGTCCTCATCGGCGGCGGGGCGGCCGACGTCGGGCTGCCCTACGTCATCTCCACCCAGGGCAGCTCGCCGATGGAGGAGACGGCCGCGGCGATGGGGGACGCGCCGCGGTGGTACCAGCTCTACTGGTCGACCGACGACGCCCTGGTCGACAGCTTCGTGCGCCGGGCCGAGGGGATCGGCGCGGACGCGGTCGTCGTCACGCTCGACACGACGCTGCTCGGCTGGCGCCCCCGCGACCTCGACCTCGGCTCGCTGCCGTTCGCGCGGGGCATCGGGATCGCCCAGTTCACGTCGGACCCGCGCTTCCTCGAGGTCGTGCGGGACGTCGTCCAAGAGAAGGGCGGGGCGGGGCGCGGGGGAGCCGAGGTGACGCTCGGGGCGCTGCGGTCGCTGCTGTCGATCGCGCGGGAGACGCCGGGGGCGACGCTGGATAACCTCCGGTCGCCGTACCCCCGGGCGGCGGTCGAGACGTTCCTGCGGATCTACTCCAAGCCGTCGCTGACGTGGGACGACATCGCGACGCTGCCCGGACGGACGCGGCTGCCGGTCCTCGTCAAGGGGGTGCTGCACCCCGACGACGCGCGGCTCGCCCTGGAGGCCGGGGTGGCGGGGATCGTCGTGTCGAACCACGGTGGCCGGCAGGTCGACGGCGCGATCGCCTCGCTCGACGCGCTGCCCGACGTCGCTGCTGCCGTCGGCGGGCGGGTGCCCGTCCTGCTGGACGGCGGCGTGCGCACCGGGGCCGACGTGGCCAAGGCCCTCGCCCTCGGCGCCGACGCGATCCTCCTCGGCCGGCCGCACGTCTACGGGCTCGCGCTCGAGGGCCGGGCCGGGGTGCGGACGGTGCTGGAGAACCTCGTCGCCGAGCTCGACCTCACGCTGGGCCTGAGCGGCCTGACGTCGGTGTGCGAGCTGCGCGAGCGGGGCGCCGAGGTGCTGCGCCGGGTGTGA
- a CDS encoding AraC family transcriptional regulator, which yields MTERLKVRQDALRAAHQLMDRAPERELVPSDPRQSVRWHEHDYPSPLSRWNYHPELEVHLIRSGVGRFIVGDRVDTFGPGQLVLVGPNLPHHWISDPRDQHIEKRDVVLQFRSDWLVRCQAVLPELDALRGLWSDAARGIEFAGSTAVAAARHVDRVGRTDGATRLQEIFGLFSVMASAPPHERRLLAREWFMPQQDARVADVMENVLGYVTENLSDEIRMSRVASAVGMSESGFSKYFLRASNMRFTDLVRQMRLSHACRLLAATDASVSSISLDVGYTNLSNFNRQFKREYGVTPSEFRARGTR from the coding sequence ATGACCGAGCGGCTCAAGGTTCGCCAGGACGCCCTGCGCGCTGCGCACCAGCTGATGGACCGGGCACCCGAGCGCGAGCTGGTGCCGTCGGACCCTCGGCAGTCGGTGCGATGGCACGAGCACGACTACCCCAGCCCCCTGTCCCGCTGGAACTACCACCCGGAGCTCGAGGTCCATCTGATCCGCTCCGGCGTCGGACGCTTCATCGTCGGTGACCGGGTGGACACGTTCGGCCCGGGACAGCTGGTCCTCGTGGGGCCCAACCTGCCGCACCACTGGATCAGCGACCCTCGCGACCAGCACATCGAGAAGCGTGACGTCGTCCTGCAGTTCCGATCCGACTGGCTGGTGCGCTGTCAGGCGGTGCTCCCCGAGCTCGACGCGCTGCGCGGACTGTGGTCGGATGCGGCGAGGGGGATCGAGTTCGCGGGGAGCACCGCCGTCGCCGCGGCACGCCACGTGGACCGCGTCGGTCGGACCGACGGCGCGACCCGTCTGCAGGAGATCTTCGGCCTGTTCTCCGTCATGGCCTCCGCGCCGCCGCACGAGAGGAGGCTGTTGGCCCGGGAGTGGTTCATGCCCCAGCAGGACGCCAGGGTGGCCGACGTGATGGAGAACGTGCTCGGCTACGTGACGGAGAACCTGTCGGACGAGATCCGCATGAGCCGGGTCGCCTCCGCGGTGGGGATGAGCGAGTCCGGCTTCAGCAAGTACTTCCTGCGGGCCAGCAACATGCGCTTCACCGACCTCGTCAGGCAGATGCGCCTCTCGCACGCCTGTCGGCTGCTGGCCGCGACGGACGCTTCCGTGTCGTCCATCAGCCTCGACGTCGGCTACACGAACCTCTCCAACTTCAACCGCCAGTTCAAGCGGGAGTACGGAGTCACCCCGAGCGAGTTCCGTGCGAGAGGGACTCGATGA
- a CDS encoding ABC transporter substrate-binding protein, whose product MSRLKYTMLVGATAVMATGLSACAGAGGAGGAGGGGGGSADSINVLMVNNPQMVDLQKLAPEFTKESGIKVNFTVLPENDLRDKTSQEFSSQAGQYDVATLSNFEIPIYAKNSWVADLTSYTKSDTAFDQSDILEPMTKALSVDGKIYGEPFYGESSFLMYRKDVLAAKGVTMPAKPTWQQVADIAAKVDTPGGMRGICLRGQPGWGQLFAPLTTVVNTFGGTWFEKDWTPKVNGTEFKAATNFYVDLVKAHGEAGASQAGFTECLNNMTQGKTAMWYDATSAAGSLEASDSPVKGKIGYAPAPVVKTDSSGWLYTWAWAVEQKSAKKDAAWKFVSWASSKKYEELVGAQLGWSKVPAGKRASTYSNADYVKSAEAFATETKSAIESANPDNPGVQERPAPGIQFVDIPEFPDLGTKVSQYVSSAIAGQGSVDSALDQGQQLAEAVAKSYKK is encoded by the coding sequence ATGTCACGCCTGAAGTACACGATGTTGGTGGGCGCCACCGCGGTCATGGCGACCGGGCTGTCGGCCTGCGCCGGAGCCGGAGGCGCCGGTGGCGCTGGTGGTGGTGGGGGCGGGTCGGCGGACAGCATCAACGTGTTGATGGTGAACAACCCGCAGATGGTGGACCTGCAGAAGCTGGCTCCCGAGTTCACCAAGGAGAGCGGGATCAAGGTGAACTTCACCGTCCTGCCGGAGAACGACCTGCGCGACAAGACGAGCCAGGAGTTCTCCAGCCAGGCCGGGCAGTACGACGTCGCGACGCTGTCGAACTTCGAGATCCCGATCTACGCCAAGAACAGCTGGGTCGCGGACCTGACGTCCTACACGAAGTCGGACACGGCGTTCGACCAGTCCGACATCCTCGAGCCGATGACCAAGGCGCTGTCGGTGGACGGGAAGATCTACGGCGAGCCGTTCTACGGCGAGTCGTCGTTCCTGATGTACCGCAAGGACGTCCTCGCCGCGAAGGGCGTGACGATGCCGGCGAAGCCGACGTGGCAGCAGGTCGCGGACATCGCGGCGAAGGTGGACACGCCGGGGGGGATGCGCGGGATCTGTCTGCGTGGGCAGCCGGGCTGGGGTCAGCTGTTCGCGCCGCTGACGACCGTGGTCAACACGTTCGGGGGGACGTGGTTCGAGAAGGACTGGACCCCGAAGGTCAACGGCACCGAGTTTAAGGCGGCGACGAACTTCTACGTCGACCTGGTCAAGGCGCACGGTGAGGCCGGGGCGTCGCAGGCCGGGTTCACCGAGTGCCTCAACAACATGACCCAGGGCAAGACGGCGATGTGGTACGACGCCACCTCGGCCGCGGGGTCGCTCGAGGCGTCCGACTCGCCGGTCAAGGGCAAGATCGGCTACGCGCCCGCGCCGGTGGTCAAGACCGACTCCTCGGGCTGGCTCTACACGTGGGCGTGGGCGGTCGAGCAGAAGTCGGCCAAGAAGGACGCGGCCTGGAAGTTCGTCTCGTGGGCCTCGAGCAAGAAGTACGAGGAGCTCGTCGGCGCCCAGCTCGGCTGGTCCAAGGTCCCGGCGGGCAAGCGGGCCTCGACGTACTCCAACGCCGACTACGTCAAGTCGGCCGAGGCCTTCGCGACCGAGACCAAGAGCGCGATCGAGTCGGCCAACCCGGACAACCCCGGGGTGCAGGAGCGCCCGGCCCCCGGCATCCAGTTCGTCGACATCCCCGAGTTCCCCGACCTCGGCACCAAGGTGAGCCAGTACGTCAGCTCGGCCATCGCCGGCCAGGGCAGCGTGGACTCGGCGCTGGACCAGGGTCAGCAGCTCGCCGAGGCCGTCGCCAAGAGCTACAAGAAGTGA